In Apus apus isolate bApuApu2 chromosome 5, bApuApu2.pri.cur, whole genome shotgun sequence, the following are encoded in one genomic region:
- the LOC127385226 gene encoding olfactory receptor-like protein COR8, translating into MAPGDMAPGNHTVVTRFVLLGLTSEPKLQTPLFVIFFMVYLLTLMGNLSLITLIRTTPRLHTAMYFFLCNLSLVDLCYSSVFSPKLLVDFWVAEKTISSSACFAQHFLFLALATTECFLLAAMAYDRYVAICKPLLYSLAMPRRLCLQLVAGSYLGGLLNSLIQTCCLLPLPFCGPNVINHYFCDTNPLLKLSCSNSSFNQLLLVALNGTISMAVLFIVVTSYVCILFSVLRIRTPAGRHKAFSTCASHLLTVTLFYAPACLSHIQPASRYSLEVEKVTAIFYTLVVPMLNPLIYSLRNKEVKEALRKSTAKNLNVS; encoded by the coding sequence ATGGCCCCAGGTGACATGGCCCCAGGCAACCACACCGTGGTGACCCGCTTCGTCCTCCTTGGCCTGACCAGCGAGCCCAAGCTGCAGACCCCTCTCTTTGTCATCTTCTTCATGGTTTATCTCCTCACCCTGATGGGCAACCTCAGCCTGATCACGCTGATCAGGACAACCCCCCGCCTACACACCgccatgtacttcttcctctGCAACCTGTCCCTTGTAGATCTCTGCTACTCCTCTGTCTTCTCTCCGAAGCTGCTTGTTGACTTCTGGGTGGCAGAGAAAACCATCTCCAGCTCGGCCTGCTTTGCCCAGCACTTCCTTTTCCTGGCGTTGGCCACCACCGAGTGCTTCCTGCTGGCTGCCATGGCCTAcgaccgctacgtggccatctgcaaACCCCTGCTCTACTCCCTGGCCATGCCCAGGAGGCTCTGtctgcagctggtggctgggTCGTACCTGGGAGGGCTTCTCAACTCCCTCATCCAAACCTGCTGCTTGCTGCCCTTGCCTTTTTGTGGACCCAACGTCATCAACCATTACTTCTGTGACACAAACCCTCTGCTGAAACTCTCCTGCTCCAACAGCAGCTTCAATCAGCTCCTGCTTGTGGCCCTCAACGGGACCATCTCCATGGCCGTGCTCTTCATCGTCGTCACCTCCTACGTCTGCATCCTCTTCTCCGTCCTGAGGATCAGGACCCCAGcaggaaggcacaaagccttcTCCACCTGTGCCTCCCACCTCCTGACCGTGACCCTGTTCTACGCGCCCGCCTGCCTGAGCCACATCCAACCAGCCTCGAGGTACTCCCTGGAGGTGGAGAAAGTCACCGCCATCTTCTACACCCTGGTGGTCCCCATGCTCAACCCTCTCATCTACAGCTTGAGGAACAAGGAGGTCAAGGAGGCTCTTaggaaaagcacagcaaagaacCTTAATGTGAGCTGA
- the TMEM258 gene encoding transmembrane protein 258: protein MELEAMSRYTSPVNPAVFPHLTVVLLAIGMFFTAWFFVYEVTSTKYTRDIYKELLISLVASLFMGFGVLFLLLWVGIYV, encoded by the exons ATG GAGCTGGAGGCCATGAGCAGATACACCAGCCCGGTGAACCCCGCCGTCTTCCCGCACCTGACGGTGGTGCTGCTGGCCATCGGCATGTTCTTCACCGCCTGGTTCTTCGT CTACGAGGTGACGTCCACCAAATACACCCGGGACATCTACAAGGAGCTGCTGATCTCGCTGGTGGCCTCGCTCTTCATGGGCTTCGGCgtcctcttcctgctgctgtgggtcGGGATCTACGTCTGA
- the FEN1 gene encoding LOW QUALITY PROTEIN: flap endonuclease 1 (The sequence of the model RefSeq protein was modified relative to this genomic sequence to represent the inferred CDS: deleted 1 base in 1 codon), whose amino-acid sequence MGIHGLAKLIAEVAPGAIREQDIKAYFGRRVAIDASMSIYQFLIAVRQGAEVLQSQDGDTTSHLMGMFYRTVRMVESGIKPVYVFDGKPPQLKSGELARRTERRAEAEKHLQEAQEAGEESNVEKYSKRLVKVTQQHTDECKKLLTLMGIPYVEAPGEAEASCATLVKAGKVYAAATEDMDCLTFGSPVLMRHLTASETKKLPIQEFHLSRILQDLELSWEQFVDLCILLGCDYCESIRGIGPKRAVELIREHKSIERIIQQIDTKKYPLPENWLHKEAQKLFLEPDVVDPEAVELKWTEPKEEQLVEFLCGEKQFNEERIRNGVKRLSKSRQGSTQGRLDDFFKVTGSITSAKRKEPETKGSAKKKAKTTNSKAKKGK is encoded by the exons atGGGGATCCACGGCCTGGCCAAGCTGATTGCAGAGGTGGCCCCGGGAGCCATCCGGGAGCAGGACATCAAGGCTTACTTTGGGAGGAGAGTGGCCATCGACGCCTCCATGAGCATCTACCAGTTCCTGATCGCGGTGCGGCAGGGGGCCGAggtcctgcagagccaggatgGGGACACCACCAGCCACCTGATGGGCATGTTCTACCGCACCGTCCGCATGGTGGAGAGCGGCATCAAGCCCGTCTACGTCTTCGATGGGAAA CCCCCCCAGCTGAAGTCGGGGGAGCTGGCCAGGAGGACGGAGCGCCGGGCGGAGGCCGAGAAGCACCTGCAGGAGGCTcaggaggctggggaggagagcaACGTCGAGAAGTACAGCAAGAGGTTGGTCAAGGTGACCCAGCAACACACCGACGAGTGCAAGAAGCTGCTGACCCTGATGGGGATCCCCTACGTGGAGGCACCCGGGGAGGCTGAAGCCAGTTGTGCCACCTTGGTGAAGGCCGGGAAGGTCTACGCGGCTGCCACGGAGGACATGGATTGCCTGACCTTTGGCAGCCCTGTCCTGATGAGGCACCTGACAGCCAGCGAGACCAAGAAGCTGCCCATCCAGGAGTTCCACCTGAGCAGGATTCTGCAGGacctggagctgagctgggagcagtttGTGGACCTGTGCATCCTGCTGGGCTGCGACTACTGCGAGAGCATCCGCGGCATCGGGCCCAAGCGCGCCGTGGAGCTGATCCGCGAGCACAAGTCCATCGAGAGGATCATCCAGCAGATTGACACCAAGAAGTACCCTCTGCCCGAGAACTGGCTGCACAAGGAGGCCCAGAAGCTCTTCCTGGAGCCTGACGTGGTGGACCCCGAGGCCGTGGAGCTGAAGTGGACGGAGCccaaggaggagcagctggtggagTTCCTCTGCGGGGAGAAGCAGTTCAACGAGGAGCGGATCCGCAACGGGGTGAAGAGGCTGAGcaagagcaggcagggcagcacccagggcaggctggatgaCTTCTTCAAGGTGACAGGCTCCATCACCTCGGCCAAACGCAAGGAACCCGAGACCAAGGGCTCAGCCAAGAAGAAAGCCAAGACCACCAACTCCAAAGCCAAGAAGGGGAAGTAG